In Drosophila subpulchrella strain 33 F10 #4 breed RU33 chromosome 3R, RU_Dsub_v1.1 Primary Assembly, whole genome shotgun sequence, the following are encoded in one genomic region:
- the LOC119549078 gene encoding mitochondrial ribosome-associated GTPase 1: protein MAAQLNPFRNAFRLPAKQRINWFPGHMTKGMRQIQQKLRNVDCIVEIHDARIPLAGRNSQFFDTITGSGVKPHILVLNKVDLLGAKQQKNVLQQLRRQQPELQHILFTNCKDQRNHGVLDILPLATRLVGESSRFNRTQAAEHNLMIIGVPNVGKSSVINVLRNVHLKKKSAARVGAEAGITRAVGERIKIQENPPVYMIDTPGILQPSIKDDEMGMKLALVGCLPDHIVGEDLIADYLLYWLNSHRRYDYVEKLKLSSGPSDNISAVLAEYSHREELFHKVKQYDGRVEVMTNLLAAARKFIHFFRSGQLGYINLDEPSGFR from the exons ATGGCAGCTCAGTTGAATCCCTTCCGCAATGCGTTCCGGCTGCCGGCGAAACAGCGGATCAACTGGTTCCCTGGTCACATGACCAAGGGAATGCGCCAAATCCAGCAAAAGCTCAGAAATGTCGACTGCATAGTGGAAATCCACGATGCACGCATCCCACTGGCGGGCAGGAACTCTCAGTTCTTCGACACAATCACCG GAAGTGGCGTTAAACCGCATATTCTGGTTCTGAACAAAGTCGATCTCCTGGGCGCCAAGCAGCAAAAGAATGTGCTCCAGCAACTGCGAAGACAACAGCCCGAACTCCAGCACATCCTGTTCACCAACTGCAAGGATCAGCGGAATCACGGCGTGCTGGACATCCTGCCCTTGGCCACTCGCCTCGTGGGCGAGAGCAGTCGCTTCAATCGCACCCAGGCGGCGGAGCACAATCTCATGATCATTGGGGTGCCCAATGTGGGCAAGAGTTCCGTGATTAATGTCCTGAGGAATGTACATCTCAAGAAGAAAAGTGCAGCCCGTGTGGGCGCAGAGGCGGGCATCACTCGAGCTGTCGGGGAGCGCATCAAAATCCAAGAGAATCCGCCTGTCTACATGATCGACACACCTGGTATCCTACAGCCTTCCATAAAAGACGATGAGATGGGCATGAAGCTGGCCCTGGTGGGCTGCCTCCCAGATCACATAGTGGGTGAGGATCTGATAGCCGACTACCTGCTCTACTGGCTGAATAGTCACCGCAGGTACGATTACGTGGAGAAGCTGAAACTGAGCTCCGGACCCAGTGACAATATCAGCGCCGTGCTGGCGGAGTACTCCCATCGGGAGGAGCTGTTCCACAAGGTCAAACAGTACGACGGCAGGGTGGAGGTGATGACAAATTTATTGGCGGCCGCGAGAAAGTTTATACACTTCTTTCGCTCCGGCCAGCTAGGCTACATAAATCTGGATGAGCCCAGCGGTTTCAGATAG